In a single window of the Dryobates pubescens isolate bDryPub1 chromosome Z, bDryPub1.pri, whole genome shotgun sequence genome:
- the ZBTB7C gene encoding LOW QUALITY PROTEIN: zinc finger and BTB domain-containing protein 7C (The sequence of the model RefSeq protein was modified relative to this genomic sequence to represent the inferred CDS: inserted 4 bases in 4 codons; deleted 9 bases in 8 codons; substituted 2 bases at 2 genomic stop codons), translated as MPHLSGSGLRALNENMAXGIEDLIGIPFPNHSSEVLCGLNEQRHDGLLCDVILIVEDQEYRTHRSVLAACSKYFKKLFTTGTLTEQPYIYEIDFVKPEALSAILEFAYTSTLTITTSNVKHILSAAKMLEIQCIINVCLEIMEPDREVEEEDDKEDEDDDEDEEEEEEEEEEEGKEILSIRRTLTDVQEVSCHQGPSKPDLTQEAYIEAPKDFPNHYPANNPAWTLGAXYETSPIESLLRENLYPTVNIAERRPALSPFTPSFLPHLCNGDFXSFPQLEEPQIDNSPLDLVIKKRKIKEEEEKEDLPPXPFPNDFLKNMFINTPATPLGHIKAETDYSAYLNCLSATQFGGVFPPWPLEEERKIKPKTSQQCPVCNKVIMGAGKRPGTXWTHTGSKPYMCNICEVRFTRQAQIHMRKHTGSARTLCIHCNAKFVHNYDLKNHMRIHTGIRPYQCEFCYKSFTRSDHLHRHIKRQSCRIVRPXRGRKPAAWRAAGLLFAPGGPPVENSFMMPPTLEEMSGHLGGAAMCLPGPSPRHFLSEAKTSFSLQELESQFEETQMKLFRRAQLDLERNAGIFAFTLGHNETCAAQPFFPLPDPWSTGFSGLAGLSHMPPISEASN; from the exons GGCACTAAATGAGAATATGG CTGGCATTGAAGATCTTATCGGGATCCCATTCCCGAATCACAGCAGTGAAGTATTGTGTGGTTTAAACGAGCAGCGGCATGACGGCCTCCTCTGCGACGTCATCCTCATTGTAGAGGACCAGGAGTACCGCACCCATCGGTCtgtccttgctgcctgcagcaagtACTTCAAAAAACTCTTCACTACT GGCACTTTAACAGAGCAGCCCTACATTTATGAGATTGACTTTGTCAAGCCTGAAGCACTTTCTGCCATCCTCGAGTTCGCCTACACCTCAACCCTCACCATCACCACCTCCAATGTTAAG CACATCCTCAGCGCTGCCAAGATGCTGGAGATCCAGTGCATTATCAATGTATGCCTTGAGATCATGGAGCCCGACAGAGAGGTGGAAGAGGAAGATGACAAAGAGGACGAAGATGATGAcgaagatgaagaggaggaggaagaggaggaggaggaggaagggaaagagattTTGTCAATCAGGAGAACCCTTACTGATGTCCAAGAAGTAAGCTGTCACCAA GGCCCTTCTAAGCCTGATCTTACCCAGGAAGCATATATAGAA GCTCCTAAAGACTTTCCAAATCACTACCCAGCCAATAACCCTGCTTGGACACTTGGGGCATGATACGAGACTTCTCCAATCGAGTCCTTGCTAAGGGAAAACCTGTACCCCACAGTGAACATCGCGGAAAGGAGGCCAGCTCTCTCTCCTTTCACTCCTAGCTTCCTCCCCCATCTATGTAACGGTGATT GCTCCTTCCCCCAACTCGAGGAGCCACAGATAGACAACAGCCCCTTGGATCTGGTAATCAAAAAGAGGAAGatcaaggaagaggaggagaaggaagaccTACCTC CTCCTTTCCCTAATGACTTTCTCAAGAACATGTTTATCAACACTCCAGCAACTCCCCTAGGGCATATCAAGGCAGAGACTGACTATAGTGCTTATCTCAATTGCCTAAGTGCTACT CAGTTTGGAGGAGTTTTTCCTCCATGGCccctggaagaagagaggaagataaAGCCCAAGACATCCCAGCAATGTCCCGTGTGTAATAAAGTCATCATGGGAGCTGGCAAGCGCCCAGGCACATGATGGACCCACACAGGAAGT AAGCCCTATATGTGCAATATCTGTGAAGTCCGCTTTACCAG ACAAGCTCAAATCCACATGCGGAAGCACACGGGGAGCGCCCGTACCTTGTGCATCCACTGCAACGCCAAGTTTGTGCACAACTACGACCTGAAGAACCAC ATGCGCATCCACACGGGCATCCGGCCCTACCAGTGTGAGTTCTGCTACAAAAGCTTCACCCGCTCCGACCACCTCCACCGCCACATCAAGCGCCAGAGCTGCCGGATCGTGCGGC CGCGGGGACGCAAGCCGGCGGCATGGAGGGCGGCTGGCTTGCTCTTCGCTCCCGGCGGCCCGCCGGTGGAGAATAGCTTCATGATGCCGCCAACGCTGGAGGAGATGAGTGGCCACCTCGGCGGTGCGGCCATGTGCCTtcccggccccagccccaggcacttTTTGAGTGAGGCCAAGACCTccttcagcctgcaggagctggagagccAGTTTGAAGAAACCCAGATGAAGCTCTTCAGGCGAGCCCAGCTGGACTTGGAGAGGAACGCCGGCATCTTCGCCTTCACTTTGGGCCATAATGAA ACCTGCGCTGCCCagcccttcttccccctccccgaTCCTTGGAGCACAGGCTTCAGTGgcttggcagggctcagccACATGCCTCCCATCTCAGAGGCAAGCAACTAA